DNA sequence from the Lentisphaerota bacterium genome:
CGCTGGGCTGCGGACAGCAGATGGGCTACACCGAGTCCTACCGCGGCGCCGATGTGGAGGTCAATCTGCTCAAGAAGGTGCGGATGGAGATTGCCGTCAACGAGCCCTTTGTGCAGCCATGCATCGAGGCCATCATCAAGGGGGCGCGGACGGGGCGGATCGGCGACGGCAAGATCTTTGTGATGGATCTTGCGGGGTGCATCCGCATCCGCACGGGCGAACAGGGCAACGAAGCGATCGGTTGAACGGGTAGTGATCACGACTGACAAACAAACGGTTGCGAGGATTCGCGCCGGAAGGAACAGGGAGAGAACGATGAGAATCAGCAAATGGATAGTGGCCGCCCTCGGGCTCGGCGCCGCCGCCGGTACGGCATGCGCCGCCGAAGGCGAAGCCCTGACCCCCGACACGGTCATGTTTACGACCAACAACGTCTGGATGATGGTGGCGACCTTGCTCGTGTTCATCATGAACCTGGGTTTCGCCACGGTGGAGACGGGATTGACGCGGGCCAAGAACTGCGTCAACATCCTCTTCAAGAACACGATCATCCCGGCCATCGGCGTGTTGACCTTCGCCGGCATCGGATTCGGGCTCATGTACCCCGGTGATCACTGGTTGGCGGGCCAGTGGCTCGGATTCAAGGGCTTCGGCCTGACATTTCCTGCGAATGGCGCCACGAGCGCCTACAACGCCGGCATGACCTACTGGACGGACTTCCTGTTTCAGGCCATGTTCGCCGCGACCGCCGCCACGATCATCTCGGGCGCCGTGGCGGAACGGGTGAAACTCGGGAGCTTCCTGGTGTTCACGGCGATCTATGTGGCGCTGGTCTACCCGTTTGCCGGGTCGTGGACGTGGGGCGGCGGCTGGCTGGGCGACCGCAACTTTCACGACTTCGCCGGTTCCACCCTCGTGCACTCGGTGGGCGG
Encoded proteins:
- a CDS encoding P-II family nitrogen regulator, producing the protein MKLIVAYIQPDRLNSVKQALFEKEIHKMSVTNALGCGQQMGYTESYRGADVEVNLLKKVRMEIAVNEPFVQPCIEAIIKGARTGRIGDGKIFVMDLAGCIRIRTGEQGNEAIG